One part of the Neisseria zalophi genome encodes these proteins:
- the fnr gene encoding fumarate/nitrate reduction transcriptional regulator Fnr, with product MPSRTIHNQMKTLCSTCSLRELCLPSGLMPSEFAQLDAVIRQSRRLKKGECLFRAGEPFSSLFAIRTGFFKTTIASQDGRDQVTGFFMSGELMGMDGICTRTHSCDAIALEDGEVCELPFANMEELGKTIPSLQTHFFRLMSREIVRDQGVMLLLGNMRAEERLAAFLLNLSTRLHSRGFAANDFILRMSREEIGSYLGLKLETVSRTLSKFHHEGLISVDHKHIKILEPQTLKSMISGCTHAI from the coding sequence ATGCCCTCTCGCACCATACACAATCAGATGAAAACACTATGTTCTACCTGTTCTCTACGTGAACTGTGCCTGCCTTCAGGCTTAATGCCGTCTGAATTTGCCCAATTAGATGCCGTTATCCGTCAAAGCCGCCGCTTAAAGAAAGGTGAATGCCTTTTCCGCGCAGGCGAACCTTTTTCTTCTTTATTCGCCATCCGTACCGGCTTTTTTAAAACGACTATTGCCAGTCAAGACGGACGTGATCAGGTTACCGGTTTCTTTATGTCAGGCGAGCTTATGGGTATGGATGGTATCTGCACGCGTACCCACAGTTGTGATGCCATCGCATTAGAAGATGGCGAAGTATGCGAACTACCGTTTGCCAATATGGAAGAATTGGGTAAGACTATACCAAGCTTACAAACCCATTTTTTCAGATTAATGAGCCGTGAAATTGTACGTGACCAAGGCGTGATGTTACTACTTGGCAACATGCGCGCTGAAGAACGGTTGGCAGCATTTCTATTAAATTTATCCACCCGACTTCATTCCCGTGGATTTGCTGCTAATGACTTTATCCTACGAATGTCTCGCGAAGAAATAGGCAGTTATTTAGGATTGAAATTGGAAACGGTGAGCCGAACCTTATCAAAATTTCATCATGAAGGACTGATTAGCGTAGATCATAAACATATTAAAATATTAGAACCACAAACACTAAAAAGCATGATTTCGGGATGTACTCATGCCATATAA
- a CDS encoding NRAMP family divalent metal transporter, translating into MSEKTIDGSRWKTRLSAMGPGIMMASAAVGGSHLIASTQAGALYGWQLALIVVLANVFKYPFFRFGPQYTLSTGKSLLEGYAEKSRIYLWIFFLLNVFATIINAAAVSMLCAVILSFVLPGEWSINMLSVIVLISGVLMLLVGPYRTVDGMSKIIMVSLTITTVAAVIVAAMQGSQVQADFIEPSPWNLGALAFIVALMGWMPAPIEISTVNSMWVAAKAKLEPVKYEDGLFDFNVGYIGTALLALVFLALGALVQYGTGEEVQMAGGAYIGQLVNMYASTIGEWSRWLVTFVAFACMYGTTITVLDGYSRANMEAFRLIIRGERNTNRILGIWITFAAIAALCIILFFKGAVMPMLKFAMIASFVSTPVFAWLNLTLVRNSNYGLKPWLMVLGWIGLIYLSGFTLLFLAHQGGMFG; encoded by the coding sequence ATGAGTGAGAAAACAATAGATGGTTCACGTTGGAAAACCCGACTAAGTGCAATGGGGCCGGGTATTATGATGGCATCGGCAGCAGTGGGTGGTTCGCACCTTATCGCTTCTACCCAAGCAGGTGCGCTTTATGGTTGGCAGTTGGCTTTAATTGTTGTATTGGCAAATGTGTTTAAATATCCTTTTTTCCGGTTTGGCCCGCAATATACTTTATCGACCGGTAAAAGTTTATTGGAAGGCTATGCAGAAAAGAGCCGTATCTATTTGTGGATTTTTTTCTTATTGAATGTGTTTGCAACAATTATTAATGCTGCAGCAGTCAGTATGTTATGTGCGGTAATTTTAAGCTTTGTGTTGCCCGGTGAGTGGTCGATCAATATGCTTTCGGTGATTGTGTTGATTTCCGGTGTATTAATGTTGCTTGTCGGCCCGTATCGTACAGTGGATGGCATGTCGAAAATTATTATGGTGAGTCTGACGATTACAACGGTAGCAGCGGTTATCGTTGCGGCGATGCAGGGATCGCAGGTTCAGGCTGATTTTATTGAGCCGAGCCCGTGGAACTTGGGGGCCTTGGCTTTTATTGTGGCATTAATGGGATGGATGCCGGCTCCAATTGAAATTTCAACCGTTAACTCGATGTGGGTGGCAGCTAAAGCCAAACTGGAACCTGTTAAATATGAAGACGGTTTATTTGATTTTAATGTCGGCTATATTGGTACGGCACTATTGGCATTGGTTTTTTTGGCTTTAGGGGCATTGGTGCAATATGGTACCGGAGAAGAAGTGCAAATGGCCGGTGGTGCCTATATTGGGCAGTTAGTAAATATGTATGCTTCTACCATTGGTGAATGGTCACGTTGGTTGGTGACATTTGTTGCCTTTGCTTGTATGTATGGCACGACCATTACTGTTTTAGATGGATATTCCCGTGCGAATATGGAAGCGTTTCGTTTGATTATCAGAGGTGAGCGTAATACTAACCGTATCTTGGGGATATGGATTACTTTTGCGGCGATTGCTGCGTTGTGCATTATTTTATTTTTTAAAGGTGCAGTGATGCCGATGCTTAAGTTTGCTATGATTGCTTCTTTTGTAAGTACGCCAGTATTTGCTTGGTTAAATTTAACTCTGGTACGTAATAGTAATTATGGATTGAAACCATGGTTAATGGTGTTGGGCTGGATAGGGTTGATCTATTTAAGCGGATTCACTTTATTGTTCCTCGCGCATCAAGGTGGTATGTTCGGTTAG
- a CDS encoding Nramp family divalent metal transporter yields the protein MSEGILNNSRWKTRLRAMGPGIMMASAAIGGSHIIASTQAGALYGWQLALIIVFANLFKYPFFRFGPQYTLSTGKSLLEGYAEKSRVYLWVFFILSLFATIINTAAVGMLCAVILSFVLPGEWSVNALSVAVLVSAVLMLLAGPYRTVDRISKIIMISLTVTTVAAVVVAAMQGAQVQADFIEPSPWNLSALAFIVALMGWMPAPIEISAINSMWVAAKRKIEHVSYEDGLFDFNVGYIGTALLALVFLALGALVQYGTGEEVQMAGGAYIGQLVNMYASTIGEWSRWLVTFIAFACMYGTTITVIDGYSRVNMESLRLVVRGERNNNRILSIWIIYAAVTGLSVILFFKGAVMPMLKFAMIASFVSTPIFAWLNLSLVRSGSYQSKPWLMILAWVGLCYLSGFTILFLLHQGGMLG from the coding sequence ATGAGTGAGGGAATATTAAACAATTCGCGTTGGAAAACTCGGCTTAGAGCCATGGGGCCAGGCATTATGATGGCATCAGCAGCCATAGGTGGTTCACATATTATTGCTTCTACTCAAGCAGGTGCGCTTTATGGTTGGCAATTGGCTTTGATTATTGTCTTTGCCAATTTGTTTAAATATCCTTTTTTTCGATTTGGCCCGCAATATACATTGTCGACAGGTAAAAGTCTATTAGAGGGATATGCGGAAAAAAGCCGTGTGTATTTATGGGTTTTTTTCATACTGAGTTTATTTGCAACGATTATTAATACTGCTGCGGTTGGTATGTTGTGTGCGGTTATTTTGAGCTTTGTATTACCCGGTGAGTGGTCGGTGAATGCGCTTTCAGTGGCCGTATTGGTTTCGGCTGTATTAATGCTATTGGCTGGTCCGTATCGTACTGTAGATAGAATATCAAAGATTATTATGATAAGTCTAACGGTGACGACAGTGGCTGCAGTTGTGGTTGCTGCTATGCAGGGAGCGCAGGTTCAGGCTGATTTTATTGAGCCCAGCCCGTGGAATTTGAGTGCTTTGGCTTTTATTGTGGCGCTTATGGGGTGGATGCCGGCACCAATTGAAATCTCAGCGATTAATTCTATGTGGGTTGCTGCGAAGCGTAAGATTGAACATGTCAGTTATGAAGATGGCTTGTTTGATTTTAATGTCGGTTATATCGGTACGGCATTATTAGCATTGGTTTTTTTGGCTTTAGGGGCATTGGTGCAATATGGTACCGGAGAAGAAGTGCAAATGGCCGGCGGTGCCTATATTGGACAGTTGGTGAATATGTATGCCTCTACCATCGGTGAGTGGTCGCGTTGGTTGGTGACATTTATTGCTTTTGCTTGTATGTATGGCACGACCATTACTGTTATAGATGGGTATTCTCGTGTGAATATGGAATCCTTGCGTTTGGTTGTAAGAGGAGAACGTAACAATAACCGTATTTTAAGTATATGGATTATTTATGCTGCTGTAACAGGGTTGAGTGTTATTTTGTTTTTTAAAGGCGCCGTGATGCCGATGCTCAAATTTGCGATGATTGCCTCTTTTGTAAGTACGCCTATCTTTGCTTGGTTGAATTTGAGTTTGGTGCGGAGTGGTAGTTATCAATCAAAACCTTGGTTAATGATATTGGCTTGGGTGGGTTTGTGTTATTTAAGCGGTTTTACAATATTATTCCTTTTACATCAAGGCGGTATGCTGGGTTAA
- a CDS encoding ComEA family DNA-binding protein, with protein sequence MKRYLLGIWAALSVTMAAAAVNINTAGAEELAELPGIGPSKAAAIVAYRDENGAFKSVAELKNVKGIGDGILAKVREEAVTADNADNADKKAKPALKK encoded by the coding sequence ATGAAGCGTTATTTGTTGGGCATCTGGGCGGCGCTATCGGTGACGATGGCTGCGGCAGCGGTGAATATCAATACGGCGGGGGCGGAGGAGTTGGCCGAGCTGCCGGGTATCGGGCCCTCGAAGGCGGCGGCGATTGTGGCCTACCGTGATGAGAATGGTGCCTTTAAGTCGGTGGCAGAGTTGAAGAATGTGAAGGGGATTGGCGACGGTATTTTAGCGAAGGTGCGCGAAGAGGCCGTTACCGCCGACAATGCCGACAATGCCGATAAAAAAGCCAAACCCGCCCTGAAAAAGTAA
- a CDS encoding cytochrome C assembly family protein, whose product MPVVLIYLILVYAGLTGFVWWYHQKQNNKPYPLKAELVVLTPSLLVHLAVLLTPVVEDKVVIMGFGYSVSLIVWLMLAMYCIGSFFYNLKGLQLLLYPCAAMSLLMATIFPGKFTGYQISDWPFMLHIGASLLAYGLFGIVTLLAVLILLLNNNLHKKKISSLVSFLPPLLSLEKLMFQGMWAGFLLLTYSVVSGTFFADQIFNKPVMLTHKTVFGILSWLIYGGLLLKHGMTAWRGKTVAVWTVIGFISLMLAYVGSKFVLEVVL is encoded by the coding sequence ATGCCGGTTGTATTGATTTATCTGATACTTGTCTATGCAGGATTAACAGGCTTTGTATGGTGGTATCATCAAAAACAAAATAATAAGCCTTATCCCTTAAAGGCTGAGTTAGTCGTATTGACTCCATCTTTACTGGTGCATTTAGCTGTATTACTTACCCCCGTTGTGGAAGATAAGGTGGTGATAATGGGCTTCGGCTATTCTGTCAGCCTAATTGTTTGGCTGATGTTGGCGATGTATTGTATTGGAAGCTTCTTTTACAATTTAAAAGGGTTACAGTTACTTCTTTATCCTTGCGCAGCCATGTCTCTATTAATGGCAACTATTTTTCCAGGAAAATTCACAGGGTATCAAATCAGTGATTGGCCGTTTATGTTGCATATTGGCGCTTCATTATTGGCATATGGATTGTTTGGTATCGTGACTTTACTGGCTGTTTTGATTTTATTGTTGAATAACAATCTACATAAGAAAAAAATATCCTCGTTGGTTTCTTTCTTGCCGCCGCTACTTAGTTTGGAAAAACTGATGTTTCAAGGTATGTGGGCGGGGTTCCTATTGCTAACCTATTCTGTTGTCAGTGGTACTTTTTTTGCCGATCAAATTTTCAATAAGCCGGTAATGCTGACCCATAAAACAGTTTTTGGCATATTATCTTGGTTGATTTATGGTGGATTATTGTTAAAACACGGTATGACTGCATGGCGTGGGAAAACAGTAGCAGTGTGGACGGTTATTGGTTTTATTAGCCTAATGCTTGCTTATGTAGGCAGTAAGTTTGTCTTAGAAGTCGTTTTATAA
- the ffh gene encoding signal recognition particle protein translates to MLDNLTNRFGSVLKNIRGQAKLTEDNIKEALREVRLALLEADVALPIVKDFVNKVKEQALGQEITGSLTPDQAFIGIVNDALVDLMGKENSSLDLATAPPAVILMAGLQGAGKTTTVGKLSRLLKTNQKKKILVVSADVYRPAAIEQLRLLAEQVGVDFFPSDTQQKPVDIAKTAVDYAKKHFYDVLMVDTAGRLAIDEEMMNEIKALHAAVHPIETLFVVDAMLGQDAVNTAQAFNEALPLTGVILTKMDGDSRGGAALSVRQVTGKPIKFIGIGEKINGLEPFYPDRIASRILGMGDVLSLIEDVQKGIDEEAATKMAKKLHKGKGFDLNDFKEQIQQMRNMGGLESLMSKMPGELGQLSKQIPEGTAEKAMGHVEAIINSMTPKERANPALLKASRKRRIAQGSGTSVQEVNKMLKQFEQSQQMMKMFSGKGMAKLMRMAKGMKGMKGMFPGM, encoded by the coding sequence ATGTTAGATAACTTAACCAACCGCTTCGGCAGTGTGCTGAAAAACATACGCGGCCAAGCCAAATTAACCGAAGACAATATTAAAGAAGCTTTAAGGGAAGTCAGATTGGCACTGCTTGAAGCCGATGTGGCTCTGCCTATTGTTAAAGACTTCGTAAATAAAGTAAAAGAACAGGCGCTCGGGCAAGAAATCACCGGCAGCTTAACACCCGACCAAGCCTTTATCGGCATAGTTAACGATGCGCTTGTCGATCTGATGGGCAAAGAAAACAGCTCTTTAGATTTGGCAACGGCTCCGCCCGCCGTGATTTTGATGGCCGGCTTGCAAGGTGCCGGTAAAACCACAACTGTCGGCAAATTATCCCGCCTGCTGAAAACCAATCAGAAAAAGAAAATTCTGGTTGTTTCCGCCGACGTATACCGCCCTGCCGCTATCGAACAACTGCGATTGCTGGCCGAACAAGTCGGCGTCGACTTTTTCCCTTCAGATACCCAACAAAAGCCGGTAGATATTGCCAAAACTGCGGTGGATTATGCGAAAAAGCATTTCTATGATGTTTTGATGGTCGATACCGCGGGCCGCTTGGCGATTGATGAAGAAATGATGAACGAAATTAAAGCATTGCACGCTGCCGTTCATCCTATTGAAACTTTATTTGTTGTAGATGCCATGTTGGGCCAAGATGCCGTCAACACCGCGCAAGCCTTTAATGAAGCATTACCGCTGACCGGTGTGATTCTGACCAAAATGGACGGCGATTCGCGCGGCGGTGCGGCTTTATCGGTACGCCAAGTTACCGGCAAACCGATTAAATTTATCGGTATCGGTGAAAAAATCAACGGATTAGAGCCTTTCTATCCAGACCGTATCGCCAGCCGTATTCTCGGCATGGGCGACGTACTCAGCTTAATCGAAGACGTACAAAAAGGCATAGATGAAGAAGCCGCCACCAAAATGGCGAAAAAGCTGCACAAAGGCAAAGGCTTTGATCTGAACGACTTTAAAGAGCAAATCCAACAAATGCGCAATATGGGCGGCTTGGAAAGTCTGATGTCTAAAATGCCGGGAGAACTTGGCCAATTATCCAAACAGATTCCGGAAGGTACGGCTGAAAAAGCCATGGGGCATGTGGAGGCCATTATTAATTCCATGACCCCCAAAGAGCGTGCCAACCCTGCATTGCTGAAAGCCAGCCGCAAGCGTCGTATAGCCCAAGGTTCGGGCACTTCCGTTCAAGAAGTCAATAAAATGCTGAAACAGTTCGAACAATCTCAGCAAATGATGAAAATGTTCAGCGGTAAAGGCATGGCCAAGCTGATGCGCATGGCTAAGGGTATGAAGGGTATGAAAGGCATGTTTCCAGGTATGTAA
- a CDS encoding PHP domain-containing protein, with product MIDLHCHSNVSDGMLSPAEVVRLAHQNGCTMLALTDHDHTGGLAEARAEADSLGLRFINGVEVSVTWRKRTVHIVGLNFDEKNEKLQNLLAEVRKGRLKRLEAIAGKLEKKGISGAYEGALALAANPEMVSRTHIAEFLINEGHVRNKQQAFTKYLGDGKPASVGHEWTTLAECVDAICGAGGVAVIAHPMRYGFSATAKRNLFEEFKALGGQAIEVHSGSSDKNDCFNYALLAQNYGLLSSVGSDFHRLGDYSGGVLGVSPELPEICRPVWACFQAA from the coding sequence ATGATAGATCTTCATTGCCATTCCAATGTTTCAGACGGCATGCTCTCGCCGGCGGAAGTGGTTCGCTTGGCCCATCAAAATGGTTGCACCATGCTGGCGTTGACCGATCACGATCATACCGGCGGTTTAGCAGAAGCTCGGGCGGAAGCCGACAGTTTGGGCTTGCGGTTTATTAACGGTGTGGAAGTTTCGGTGACGTGGCGCAAGCGAACCGTGCATATTGTCGGTTTGAATTTCGATGAAAAGAATGAAAAATTGCAAAATCTGTTGGCAGAAGTACGCAAAGGCCGTCTGAAACGCTTGGAAGCGATTGCCGGCAAACTGGAGAAAAAAGGGATTAGCGGAGCTTATGAAGGTGCTTTGGCATTGGCAGCCAATCCCGAAATGGTCAGCCGCACCCATATTGCCGAATTTTTAATCAACGAAGGTCATGTCCGCAATAAGCAGCAGGCGTTTACCAAATATTTAGGTGACGGCAAACCGGCATCGGTCGGGCATGAATGGACAACATTGGCCGAGTGTGTCGATGCGATTTGCGGTGCGGGCGGCGTAGCGGTGATTGCCCATCCGATGCGTTATGGTTTTTCGGCTACGGCCAAGCGTAATTTATTTGAAGAGTTTAAAGCCTTGGGCGGGCAGGCGATTGAAGTGCATAGCGGCAGTAGTGATAAAAACGACTGCTTTAATTATGCGCTACTGGCGCAGAACTATGGTTTATTGTCGAGCGTAGGCAGCGATTTTCACCGCTTGGGCGATTATAGCGGCGGCGTATTGGGTGTGAGTCCGGAACTGCCGGAAATCTGCCGGCCGGTGTGGGCATGTTTTCAGGCGGCCTAA
- a CDS encoding DIP1984 family protein has protein sequence MKLAEALIERADLQRKLAQLAQRLKQNAQYQEGEEPAEQPKDLLIEYRQTIEKLEKLIVAVNQTNSRVSLSDGTGMTTALARRDLLKAEYAALTALADAATPEQSRYSRSEIKMLSAVDIKAIRRQADEVAKKYRELDALVQQANWQYDVPL, from the coding sequence ATGAAACTGGCCGAAGCCTTAATCGAACGTGCTGATTTACAAAGAAAGCTAGCGCAGCTTGCCCAACGTTTAAAACAAAATGCCCAATATCAGGAAGGTGAAGAGCCTGCCGAGCAGCCGAAAGATTTATTAATAGAATATCGGCAGACAATAGAAAAATTAGAAAAGCTGATTGTGGCGGTGAACCAAACCAACAGCAGAGTCAGCTTATCTGATGGCACCGGTATGACAACCGCGCTGGCGCGACGTGATTTATTGAAAGCCGAATACGCAGCCTTAACGGCCTTGGCCGATGCGGCGACACCTGAGCAATCCCGCTATAGCCGTAGTGAAATTAAGATGTTATCGGCAGTCGATATTAAGGCTATCCGCCGTCAGGCTGATGAAGTGGCAAAAAAATACCGTGAACTGGATGCGTTGGTACAACAGGCCAATTGGCAGTATGATGTGCCGCTCTAA
- a CDS encoding RNA-binding S4 domain-containing protein — MHATIYLEDSEYIALCDLLKLAGLVDSGGQAKMVIAAGEVLRNGEVETRKTAKIRGGEVIEYNEAVLEVEDGYDSET; from the coding sequence ATGCATGCAACTATTTATTTAGAAGATAGCGAATATATTGCTTTATGTGACTTATTGAAACTGGCCGGTCTTGTCGATAGTGGCGGGCAGGCGAAAATGGTGATTGCCGCTGGAGAAGTGTTGCGTAACGGTGAAGTGGAAACCCGTAAAACCGCTAAAATACGCGGCGGGGAAGTCATCGAATATAATGAAGCAGTCTTGGAGGTTGAAGATGGATACGATTCGGAAACCTGA
- a CDS encoding catalase, with the protein MSKCPVTHLTTNAGAPVADNQNSLTAGPRGPLLAQDLWLNEKLANFVREVIPERRMHAKGSGAFGTFTVTNDITKYTRAKIFSEVGKKTEMFARFTTVAGERGAADAERDIRGFALKFYTEEGNWDMVGNNTPVFFMRDPRKFPDLNKAVKRDPRTNMRSATNNWDFWTLLPEAFHQVTVVMSDRGIPASYRHMHGFGSHTYSFWNEAGERFWVKFHFRTQQGIKNLSDEEAAAIIANDRESHQRDLYDSIERGDFPKWTMYVQIMPEAEAEKVPYHPFDLTKVWPKKDYPLIEVGEFELNRNPENFFADVEQAAFAPSNLVPGISVSPDKMLQARLFNYADAQRYRLGVNHHQIPVNAPRCPVHSNARDGLGRTDGNYGGLPHYEPNSFGQWQEQAQFAEPPLKINGDAAHWNFREDDDDYFSQPRALFNLMNAEQKQALFNNTAAAMGDALDFIKYRHIRNCYMCDPAYGEGVAKALGMTVADAQAARETDPAKGHPGFL; encoded by the coding sequence ATGTCAAAATGTCCAGTTACCCATTTGACTACCAATGCCGGTGCGCCGGTTGCCGATAACCAAAACAGCTTAACAGCCGGCCCCCGCGGCCCTTTGTTGGCACAAGACTTATGGCTGAATGAAAAATTAGCCAACTTTGTTCGCGAAGTGATTCCCGAGCGTCGTATGCATGCCAAAGGTTCGGGCGCTTTCGGTACGTTTACCGTAACCAACGATATCACCAAATACACCCGTGCCAAAATCTTTAGCGAAGTCGGCAAAAAAACAGAAATGTTTGCCCGCTTCACAACCGTAGCCGGTGAGCGCGGCGCTGCCGATGCCGAACGCGATATCCGCGGTTTTGCCCTGAAATTCTATACTGAAGAAGGCAACTGGGATATGGTCGGCAACAACACCCCCGTATTCTTTATGCGTGATCCGCGTAAATTCCCGGATTTAAATAAAGCCGTAAAACGTGACCCGCGCACCAATATGCGTTCCGCAACCAACAACTGGGACTTCTGGACCTTGCTGCCCGAAGCCTTCCACCAAGTAACAGTTGTGATGAGCGACCGCGGTATCCCTGCTTCTTACCGCCACATGCACGGTTTCGGTTCGCACACTTATAGCTTCTGGAACGAAGCCGGCGAACGTTTTTGGGTGAAATTCCACTTCCGCACTCAGCAAGGTATTAAAAACCTGAGCGATGAAGAAGCCGCTGCGATTATTGCCAACGACCGCGAAAGCCATCAACGCGACTTGTATGATTCTATCGAACGTGGTGACTTCCCGAAATGGACCATGTATGTACAAATCATGCCTGAAGCCGAAGCGGAAAAAGTGCCTTACCATCCGTTTGACCTGACCAAAGTTTGGCCGAAAAAAGACTATCCGTTGATTGAAGTGGGTGAGTTCGAATTAAACCGCAACCCTGAAAACTTCTTTGCCGATGTTGAACAAGCAGCTTTCGCACCGAGCAATCTGGTACCGGGTATCAGCGTATCACCCGATAAAATGTTGCAGGCACGTTTGTTTAACTATGCCGATGCACAACGCTACCGCTTGGGTGTAAACCATCACCAAATTCCGGTTAACGCACCACGCTGCCCCGTACACAGCAATGCCCGTGACGGTTTAGGCCGTACAGACGGCAACTACGGTGGTCTGCCTCACTATGAGCCAAACAGCTTCGGTCAATGGCAAGAGCAAGCCCAATTTGCTGAACCGCCTTTAAAAATTAACGGTGATGCCGCTCACTGGAACTTCCGTGAGGATGATGACGACTACTTTAGCCAACCACGCGCACTGTTTAATCTGATGAATGCGGAGCAAAAGCAGGCACTGTTTAACAATACCGCTGCGGCGATGGGTGATGCTTTAGATTTCATCAAATACCGTCATATTCGCAATTGTTATATGTGTGATCCGGCTTATGGTGAAGGTGTCGCCAAAGCATTGGGTATGACCGTAGCAGATGCTCAGGCGGCTCGTGAAACTGATCCTGCAAAAGGCCATCCGGGGTTCTTATAA
- a CDS encoding opacity family porin — protein MKQTSTRISALLLAAFAASVSSAAFADDTVGPYVQGDIGLAHLKFDDGKKFKIRNTFRNIKDSYKESGFMPRISAGYDYGDFRVAGDYTHYKTISESSRDANSSANVKVKVRGIGASVIYDVPMQSNFQPYVGARLSVNKIKSEANVRYLNERGSTSDSSTKVGIGALAGVGYKINDNLTADAGYRFNRLTSDLNTHEVSVGLRYTFR, from the coding sequence ATGAAACAAACCTCTACCCGCATTAGCGCACTTTTATTGGCTGCTTTTGCTGCTTCTGTATCAAGCGCAGCATTTGCCGATGACACTGTCGGCCCTTATGTTCAAGGCGATATCGGTTTAGCTCATTTAAAATTTGATGACGGCAAAAAATTTAAAATCCGTAATACATTCAGAAATATTAAAGATTCTTATAAAGAATCTGGTTTTATGCCCCGCATTAGCGCCGGTTATGATTATGGTGACTTCCGTGTAGCTGGTGACTATACTCATTACAAAACCATTTCAGAATCTAGCCGTGATGCCAACAGTAGTGCCAATGTAAAAGTTAAAGTACGCGGTATCGGCGCATCTGTAATTTACGATGTACCGATGCAATCCAATTTCCAACCTTATGTCGGTGCACGTTTATCTGTAAATAAAATTAAAAGTGAAGCTAACGTACGCTATTTGAATGAGCGTGGCTCAACTTCCGATAGCTCAACTAAAGTGGGTATCGGTGCTCTGGCTGGTGTCGGCTATAAAATCAACGATAACTTGACTGCTGATGCCGGATATCGCTTCAACCGCTTGACTTCAGATCTCAATACTCACGAAGTTTCTGTCGGCCTGCGTTATACTTTCCGTTAA
- a CDS encoding metal ABC transporter permease: MADIINWFVEPLSFPFMQYALFTALIVSVVCGILSCYLVLKGWSLMGDAISHAVLPGIIVAFVTGIPLVVGAFFSGLACALGVGYLKNNSRLKEDTVMGIVFSGMFAFGLVLFTKVETDQHLTHILFGNVLGVSYSELIRTLIVCAIIFIVVMLKKRDLMLYCFDPVQAKIVGLPPRILHYGLLILLALTIISAIQVAGVVLVIAMLISPGITASLLTHRFDHMMIIVVACSVITSLMGTILSYHLNAATGPTIILLQAILFLCALGYSKLREYLHTGKLKLME; encoded by the coding sequence ATGGCTGATATTATCAATTGGTTTGTCGAGCCGCTGTCTTTTCCGTTTATGCAATATGCGCTGTTTACTGCACTGATTGTGTCGGTGGTATGCGGGATTTTGTCTTGCTATTTGGTGCTGAAAGGTTGGTCGCTGATGGGGGATGCGATTTCCCATGCCGTGCTACCCGGCATTATTGTTGCCTTTGTAACCGGTATTCCGTTGGTTGTCGGTGCGTTTTTTTCAGGGCTGGCCTGTGCCTTGGGTGTGGGCTATCTGAAAAACAATAGCCGTCTGAAAGAAGATACAGTCATGGGCATTGTGTTTTCGGGTATGTTTGCTTTCGGTTTGGTTTTATTCACTAAAGTGGAAACTGATCAACACCTGACTCATATTTTGTTCGGCAATGTTCTTGGCGTAAGCTATTCGGAATTGATTCGCACGTTAATTGTTTGCGCTATCATTTTTATCGTGGTTATGCTGAAAAAAAGGGATTTGATGCTGTATTGCTTTGATCCGGTTCAGGCAAAAATTGTCGGCTTGCCCCCCCGAATCCTTCATTACGGTCTGCTGATTCTGCTAGCACTGACCATCATCAGTGCGATACAGGTTGCCGGTGTGGTACTGGTGATTGCTATGCTGATTTCACCCGGTATTACCGCTTCCTTATTAACCCACCGTTTCGATCACATGATGATTATCGTTGTGGCTTGCTCCGTTATAACCAGTTTGATGGGAACGATACTGAGCTACCATCTCAATGCTGCTACCGGGCCCACGATTATTTTGTTGCAGGCGATATTATTTTTGTGCGCGTTGGGCTATTCCAAACTGAGGGAATATCTGCATACAGGTAAGTTAAAATTAATGGAATAA